The genomic interval GGCGCGGGGCGTGGACGATCGAGCCGTCGCCGACGTACATCCCGACGTGGCTGGCGTCGGCGTGGTAGATGATCAGGTCGCCGGGGCGCATGTCCTGGATGTCGATACGCGGCAGCAGCCGCCACTGCTCCTGCGAGGTGCGCGGGATCGTGCGCTTCGCCGCCAGCCACGCCTGCGAGGTCAGCCCCGAGCAGTCGTACGAACCGGGGCCCTCGGCTCCCCAGACGTACGGCTTGCCTATCTGCGCCGTCGCGAAGGCCACCGCGGCCGCTCCGCCCTCGCTCGCCTCGCCGCTGACGTCCATGACGGGGCCGGAGGAGAGCCAGGCGGTCTGCGCCCTGTCCGCGGCGTCCCGCTCCAGTTGGCGGAGCCGGTCGCGCTCCTTCTTCTCCAGCTGCGATTCGAGCTTCTCCGCGGCCTTGATCTGGGCGTTGATCTTCTTCTTGGCCTTGGCCTGCTTGACCCGGGTCGTCTCCAGCTTTTCCCAGTTGGTGCTGGCGTCCTGGGTGTACGTCTCCAGGTCCTGCTGGGTCTGGGTCAGATCGGTCAGGAGCGACTTGGACGCCTGCTGACTCTGGCGGACCTGGTTGAGCCCGTCCAGGAACAGCTTCGGGTTGCTGCTCAGGGCCAGCTGCGCGCCGGGCGGCAGGCCGCCGTTGCGGTACTGCTCGCGGGCCTGGGCCCCGGCCCGGTCCTTCAGGGCGGCGATGCGCGCCTGGCCGTCGACGATCGCCTTGGCCAGCTTCACGATCTCGCCGGACTGCTTCTCCGTCTGCTCCTCGGCGAGGTTGTACGCGTCCGTCGCCGCGCCCGCCTTCCGGTACAGCGTGTCGATCTGCTCGCGGACCTTTTCGAGGTCGGCGTTGGAGTAGCGGGGCGGCGAGCCGGCGGAGGCGGACGGGGAGGGCGAGGGCTCCGGGACCGGGGCGGCCATGGCCTGGCCCGTGGACGTCAGCAGGGCCAGCGCACAGACCAGCGTGATGGCGGCAGTGGCGCGGTGGCGTCGGTTCACGAGCTCCCCCTCCGGGTTGTTACTCCGGGCCCGCCTCCGGGCGAAGGCGACAACGTGCATCTGATTTACCGTCAGTAACTTCTCGGCAACGTCGCGATCGTGCCATGTCGTCCCGTAAAGCAACAGGGGCCGACGGTACCTGACGCGGCACCTACCGCCCCCACAGGGCTACTTCGTCACGATGGCCCCCGGCCCGCCTGCCCCGCCCGCTCGGCCTGCCCCCCGCGCGCTCCACTGCGACCTGCGCCCTCTCCCCTCACTGGGACGAACGATGCCCCTGCGGCGTTCCCGGAGCGGAGGATGTTTGCCCTTCCGGGCAAGGCGGGGCAAGGCGTCAGTGGCTGTTGGGCCGCAGCGCGTCCCACGGCACGGTGATCTCGCCCTGCCGCCACCGCCGTACCCCGTCCGTCACCGGCCAGTCGGCCGACACCGTCCGCACCGCCGCGATCCAGCGCTGCCGAGCGCCGAGCGAGGCGTACGGGGAGGCCGTCGCCCAGGCCCGGTCGAAGTCCCGCAGGAACGCGTGGACCGGCTCCCCCGGAACGTTGCGGTGGATCAGTGCCTTCGGCAGGCGTTCCGCGAGGTCCGAGGGGCGCTCCAGCGAGCCGAGCCGGGTCGCGAAGGTGACCGTGCGCGGCCCCTCGGGCCCCAGCGCCACCCAGACGTGCCGGCGCCCGATCTCGTCGCAGGTCCCCTCCACCAGGAGCCCGTCGGGCGCGAGGCGGGAGCGCAGCCGCCCCCAGACCTCGGCGACCTGGTCCTCGTCGTACTGGCGCAGCACGTTCGCCGCCCGGATGAGCAGCGGCCGGGCGTCGAGCGGGACCTCGAAGCCGCCGTGCACGAAGGTGAGGCCCTCGCGGGCGTACGGCTGCGCGGCGGCGACCCGCTCCGGGTCGATCTCGATGCCCGCCACCACGGTGCGCGGCTCGGCGGTGCGCAGCCGGTCCAGCAGCTCGACCGCGGTCCAGGGGGCCGCCCCGTAACCGAGGTCGACGGCGACCGGCGTCCCGGCGCGGCGCAGGGCGGGGCCGTGTGCGTCGGCGATCCAGCGGTCCATGCGGCGCAGCCGGTTCGGGTTGGTGGTCCCGCGGGTGGCGGTGCCGATGGGGCGCTGACGCATGGGTCGAGCGTATGCGACGGGGCGCCGGCGCATGGGTCGAGCGTGTGCGACGGGCCGGGGCGCGGTGGCTGCCCGGACGTCCCGCCGTCGCCGCGCGACGCGCCGTCCGGCAAGGCAATGATTTGGCAAAGTGGAAATGAAAGACGGGATTCCACTGTTCTCGACCTTCGGAGGACCCCCGTGCCCTCCGGTCAGCATGCCCCGATCGAGGAGGACCGACGAGGTGAGCCAGTACGTCTCCCGGCTCGGCTCCACGCGCACGGCCGCGCGCCTCAGGTTTCCCGGAGGCTTCTCCGGGGCCTCCCGCAAGCCCCGTCGCATCGCGATGCTCTCCGTGCACACGTCCCCGCTCCACCAGCCCGGCACGGGCGACGCGGGCGGGATGAACGTCTACATCGTCGAACTGGCCAAGCGCCTCGCCGCGATCAACATCGAGGTCGAGATATTCACCCGGGCCACCACCGGCTCGCTGCCCCCCGCGGTCGAGCTGGCGCCCGGCGTCCTGGTCCGGCACGTCGACGCCGGCCCGTACGAGGGTCTCGCCAAGGAGGAGCTGCCCGCCCAGCTCTGCGCCTTCACGCACGGCGTGATGCAGGCCTGGGCCGGTCAGCGCCCCGGCTACTACGACCTCGTGCACTCCCACTACTGGCTCTCCGGCCAGGTCGGCTGGCTCGCCGCCCAGCGCTGGGGCGTCCCGCTCGTGCACGCCATGCACACCATGGCCAAGGTCAAGAACGCCGCGCTCGCCGAGGGGGACACCCCCGAGCCGGCCGCCCGGGTCATCGGCGAGACCCAGATCGTGAACGCCTCCGACCGGCTGATCGCCAACACCGCCGAGGAGGCCGACGAGCTCGTCCGCTTCTACGACGCTGACCCGTCCGCGGTCGCCGTCGTGCACCCCGGCGTCAATCTGGACCGCTTCCGCCCCTTCCCCAAGGGCTCCGAAGAGCTCCGTCCGAGGGATGCCCCATCCGCCCGCGCCGCCGCGCGGGCCCGGCTCGGGCTGCCGCAGGACGCGCTGATCCCGCTCTTCGCGGGCCGGATCCAGCCGCTGAAGGCCCCGGACGTGCTGCTGCGCGCCGTGGCGGTGCTCCTGGACCGGGACCCGTCCCTGCGGTCCCGCATCCTCGTGCCGGTGGTCGGCGGTCCGAGCGGCAGCGGACTCGCCAAGCCCGAGGGGCTCCAGAAGCTGGCCGCCCGTCTCGGCATCGCCGACGTCGTACGGTTCCATCCGCCGGTGGGCCAGGACCGGCTCGCCGACTGGTTCCGCGCCGCGTCGGTGCTGGTCATGCCGTCGTACAGCGAGTCCTTCGGACTGGTCGCGATAGAGGCGCAGGCGACCGGCACCCCCGTGGTCGCCGCGGCCGTGGGCGGGCTGCCGGTGGCGGTGCGCGACGGGGTCGGCGGCTTTTTGGTGCAGGGGCACGAGCCGGAGGCGTACGCCCGCGCGCTCGAGCGGTTCGCGGACGCGCCGGAGCTGGTCGAGCGGATGGGAGCGGCCGCCGCGGCGCACGCCCAGTCCTTCGGCTGGGACACGGCCGCCTCGGCGACCGCCGACGTGTACACGGCCGCGCTCTGCGACCACCGCCGCCGGGCCCGGGCGCACCACGGCTGAGCCCGTCCCGTGCGACCCGGCGCCCTGTCGTAGGCTCGCAGCATGGCTGACGTACCGGACGAAACCGCAGCGGCCCAGGTCATCGAGGCGACGCTGAACGATGCCGGGCTCGCATGGGAGAGCCCGGGGCGTGGCAACTACGTCGTGACGCTGCCCGGCACCCGCAAGCTGTCGACGACCTGTTCGCTGATCGTCGGCAAGCACTCCCTCTCCCTCAACGCGTTCGTCGTACGGCACCCCGACGAGAACGACGCCGAGGTGCACCGCTGGCTGCTGGAGCGCAACCTCCGCCTGTTCGGGGTGGGTTACGCGATCGACTCGCTCG from Streptomyces sp. CA-278952 carries:
- a CDS encoding C40 family peptidase; this encodes MNRRHRATAAITLVCALALLTSTGQAMAAPVPEPSPSPSASAGSPPRYSNADLEKVREQIDTLYRKAGAATDAYNLAEEQTEKQSGEIVKLAKAIVDGQARIAALKDRAGAQAREQYRNGGLPPGAQLALSSNPKLFLDGLNQVRQSQQASKSLLTDLTQTQQDLETYTQDASTNWEKLETTRVKQAKAKKKINAQIKAAEKLESQLEKKERDRLRQLERDAADRAQTAWLSSGPVMDVSGEASEGGAAAVAFATAQIGKPYVWGAEGPGSYDCSGLTSQAWLAAKRTIPRTSQEQWRLLPRIDIQDMRPGDLIIYHADASHVGMYVGDGSIVHAPRPGRNVTLAGAGSMKILGVVRPDK
- a CDS encoding class I SAM-dependent methyltransferase; its protein translation is MRQRPIGTATRGTTNPNRLRRMDRWIADAHGPALRRAGTPVAVDLGYGAAPWTAVELLDRLRTAEPRTVVAGIEIDPERVAAAQPYAREGLTFVHGGFEVPLDARPLLIRAANVLRQYDEDQVAEVWGRLRSRLAPDGLLVEGTCDEIGRRHVWVALGPEGPRTVTFATRLGSLERPSDLAERLPKALIHRNVPGEPVHAFLRDFDRAWATASPYASLGARQRWIAAVRTVSADWPVTDGVRRWRQGEITVPWDALRPNSH
- the mshA gene encoding D-inositol-3-phosphate glycosyltransferase; amino-acid sequence: MSQYVSRLGSTRTAARLRFPGGFSGASRKPRRIAMLSVHTSPLHQPGTGDAGGMNVYIVELAKRLAAINIEVEIFTRATTGSLPPAVELAPGVLVRHVDAGPYEGLAKEELPAQLCAFTHGVMQAWAGQRPGYYDLVHSHYWLSGQVGWLAAQRWGVPLVHAMHTMAKVKNAALAEGDTPEPAARVIGETQIVNASDRLIANTAEEADELVRFYDADPSAVAVVHPGVNLDRFRPFPKGSEELRPRDAPSARAAARARLGLPQDALIPLFAGRIQPLKAPDVLLRAVAVLLDRDPSLRSRILVPVVGGPSGSGLAKPEGLQKLAARLGIADVVRFHPPVGQDRLADWFRAASVLVMPSYSESFGLVAIEAQATGTPVVAAAVGGLPVAVRDGVGGFLVQGHEPEAYARALERFADAPELVERMGAAAAAHAQSFGWDTAASATADVYTAALCDHRRRARAHHG
- a CDS encoding YbjN domain-containing protein — protein: MADVPDETAAAQVIEATLNDAGLAWESPGRGNYVVTLPGTRKLSTTCSLIVGKHSLSLNAFVVRHPDENDAEVHRWLLERNLRLFGVGYAIDSLGDVYLVGKLPLSVVTPEELDRLLGVVLEAADGAFNTLLELGFASSIRKEYAWRVSRGESTRNLDAFSHLTRRPSSS